In the genome of Pelodiscus sinensis isolate JC-2024 chromosome 3, ASM4963464v1, whole genome shotgun sequence, one region contains:
- the IRAK1BP1 gene encoding interleukin-1 receptor-associated kinase 1-binding protein 1, translating to MSLSALPPSPARVFVELLAAPIGGGGRGNVPVSGLPGGRSAPAPPGREVHVSGSAELCAAPDRARVSIRLGSRKGEAGEARSSVIRRLEYIAQSARQRGVQEENVIVTKDFSRVENAYQMEAEVCITFSDFGKMQNICNLLVEKLGSSVFITPPHFYHTAEAVDTLRRQVCLAAVGNTRRKAQEVCRLFGQSLGKPLLIREEEMKEWEGQIDSHSSNSSDTMTLQQRIQSATIYASSKVFAIFEIKGREKRKKQVYLEAS from the exons ATGTCGCTGTCCGCGCTGCCGCCGTCTCCCGCCCGGGTATTCGTGGAGCTGCTGGCAGCGCCAatcggggggggcgggcgggggaacgTGCCGGTGTCGGGGCTGCCCGGCGgccgcagcgccccagcgccaCCCGGGCGGGAGGTTCACGTGAGCGGTAGCGCGGAGCTGTGCGCGGCCCCGGACCGGGCGCGGGTCTCCATccggctggggagcaggaagggggaggccggGGAGGCGCGGAGCAGCGTGATCCGGCGGCTGGAATACATCGCGCAGAGCGCCCGGCAGCGCGGGGTGCAG GAAGAAAATGTGATAGTGACAAAGGATTTCAGTAGAGTAGAAAATGCTTATCAAATGGAAGCAGAG GTCTGCATTACATTTAGCGATTTTGGAAAAATGCAGAACATTTGCAACTTACTTGTTGAGAAACTGGGTAGTTCTGTTTTTATCACTCCACCTCACTTCTACCATACAGCGGAGGCTGTAGATACCCTTCG ACGTCAAGTGTGTCTTGCTGCTGTTGGGAACACACGTCGAAAAGCTCAAGAAGTCTGTCGACTGTTTGGCCAGTCATTGGGAAAACCACTGCTAATCAGAGAAGAAGAAATGAAAGAATGGGAAGGCCAAATAGACAGTCACTCATCCAATTCCTCAGACACAATGACTTTGCAGCAGAGAATCCAAAGTGCCACTATTTATGCTTCTTCTAAAGTATTTGCTATTTTTGAGAtaaagggaagagaaaagaggaaaaaacaagtTTATCTAGAAGCATCTTAG